In a genomic window of Candidatus Competibacteraceae bacterium:
- a CDS encoding Uma2 family endonuclease: MKINKLKTLSDLLQSAEERIELINGEIIKRPMARSEHTLIQSNISDEISLFKRKDGFGGWWIMTEISLQCSEHQCPNHDLAGWRKERVPRRPSGMMTIIPDWVCEITSPGYKRKDLFHHFMLLQRSKTPYYWVISPEDKTLIAYELENEKYHVTFSVEYGVDKHIHKAPIAPFAETEIDLQYIFGDESINQG, translated from the coding sequence TTGAAGATAAATAAACTGAAGACTTTGAGTGATTTGCTGCAATCTGCTGAAGAACGGATTGAGTTAATCAACGGTGAAATCATCAAGCGCCCCATGGCGCGTTCCGAGCACACCCTTATCCAGTCGAATATTTCTGATGAAATTTCGCTGTTCAAGCGGAAAGATGGCTTCGGCGGTTGGTGGATCATGACGGAGATCAGCCTTCAGTGCAGCGAGCATCAATGCCCGAATCACGATCTCGCTGGATGGCGGAAAGAGCGGGTGCCGCGTAGACCTTCGGGAATGATGACGATCATTCCTGATTGGGTTTGTGAAATCACCTCTCCCGGTTACAAAAGAAAAGATTTATTTCATCATTTTATGCTGTTGCAACGGAGCAAGACACCTTACTACTGGGTGATTTCCCCGGAAGACAAAACACTCATTGCCTACGAGCTAGAAAATGAAAAGTATCATGTGACCTTTTCCGTCGAATACGGTGTTGATAAACATATTCACAAAGCACCCATAGCTCCCTTTGCGGAAACTGAGATCGATTTGCAGTACATCTTTGGCGATGAATCAATAAATCAAGGCTGA
- the asd gene encoding aspartate-semialdehyde dehydrogenase, with translation MMRVGLVGWRGMVGSVLMDRMLAENDFAHIDPVFFTTSNVGGRGPAIGKDTSTLKDAKSVAELKAMDAIITCQGGDYSNEIYPQLRAAGWKGYWIDAASALRMKDDAVIILDPVNRKVIDEALARGVKDYIGGNCTVSLMLMGLGGLFAHGLVEWMSAMTYQAASGAGAQNMRELIQQMGVIHGSVANRLGEPASAILEIDRTVAETIRSSALPTEHFGVPLAGSLIPWIDKQVENGQSKEEWKGQAETNKILGRSDRPIPIDGLCVRIGAMRCHSQALTIKLTKDAPLDELVDMIGTANDWVKVIPNERERSIRELTPAAVTGTLGVPVGRLRKLNMGPTYLGAFTCGDQLLWGAAEPLRRMLRILLEK, from the coding sequence ATGATGCGAGTCGGTTTGGTGGGTTGGCGCGGCATGGTGGGTTCCGTGCTGATGGATCGAATGCTGGCGGAAAATGATTTCGCCCACATTGATCCGGTATTTTTCACCACATCGAACGTCGGCGGGCGCGGCCCGGCGATCGGCAAGGACACGTCGACCTTGAAAGACGCCAAATCCGTCGCCGAACTGAAAGCGATGGATGCCATCATCACCTGCCAGGGTGGCGATTACAGCAACGAGATTTACCCGCAACTGCGCGCCGCCGGTTGGAAAGGCTACTGGATCGACGCTGCCTCGGCGCTGCGGATGAAAGACGATGCCGTCATCATCCTCGACCCGGTGAATCGGAAGGTGATCGACGAGGCGCTGGCGCGGGGTGTGAAGGATTACATCGGCGGCAACTGCACGGTCAGCCTGATGTTGATGGGCTTGGGTGGTCTGTTCGCGCACGGGCTAGTGGAGTGGATGAGCGCGATGACTTATCAGGCGGCATCCGGCGCGGGCGCGCAGAACATGCGCGAGCTGATCCAGCAGATGGGGGTCATTCACGGTTCAGTGGCCAATCGGTTGGGCGAACCGGCCTCGGCGATTCTGGAAATCGACCGCACGGTGGCGGAAACCATCCGCTCCAGCGCGCTGCCGACCGAACATTTCGGCGTACCGCTGGCGGGCAGCCTGATTCCCTGGATCGACAAACAGGTGGAGAACGGCCAGAGCAAGGAAGAATGGAAAGGTCAGGCCGAAACCAACAAGATTCTAGGCCGCTCTGACCGGCCGATTCCCATTGATGGACTTTGCGTGCGCATCGGCGCGATGCGCTGCCACAGTCAAGCGTTGACCATCAAACTGACCAAGGACGCACCGCTGGATGAACTCGTAGACATGATCGGCACGGCCAATGATTGGGTGAAAGTGATCCCCAACGAACGAGAGCGTTCGATCCGCGAACTGACGCCGGCCGCTGTCACCGGCACGCTCGGCGTCCCAGTGGGCCGGCTGCGCAAGCTCAACATGGGGCCGACCTATCTCGGCGCGTTCACCTGCGGCGATCAGTTGCTGTGGGGCGCGGCGGAGCCGCTGAGAAGGATGTTGCGGATATTATTGGAGAAGTAA
- the ychF gene encoding redox-regulated ATPase YchF, whose product MGIQCGIVGLPNVGKSTLFNALTKAGIQAENYPFCTIDPNVGVVAVPDPRLQALATIVKPQKIVPTTVEFVDIAGLVAGASKGEGLGNQFLGHIRETDAIAQVVRCFANDDVIHVSGKVNPRSDIETINTELALADLATVEKALLRAEKAAKAGGREALERKAVLERVQAHLDTGVPLRTLALAAEEREPLRELFLLTGKPVLYVANVAEDGFENNPLLDQVREIARLEGAGVVPVCAAIEAELAELDDADKTEFLADYGLTEPGLDRVIHAAYALLGLETYFTAGPKEVRAWTVRAGSTAPQAAGVIHTDFERGFIRAEVIAYADYIAYHGEAGAREAGKWRLEGKEYVVQEGDVMHFRFNV is encoded by the coding sequence ATGGGCATCCAATGCGGCATCGTCGGCCTGCCGAACGTCGGCAAATCCACTTTGTTCAACGCGCTGACCAAGGCCGGCATTCAAGCCGAGAATTATCCATTCTGCACCATCGACCCCAACGTCGGCGTGGTGGCGGTGCCCGACCCGCGCTTGCAGGCGCTGGCCACCATCGTCAAACCGCAGAAAATCGTGCCGACCACGGTGGAATTCGTCGATATCGCCGGCTTGGTGGCGGGCGCGTCCAAGGGCGAAGGATTGGGCAATCAATTCCTGGGCCACATCCGCGAAACCGACGCTATCGCGCAGGTCGTGCGCTGCTTCGCGAACGATGATGTGATTCACGTCTCCGGCAAGGTCAACCCGCGCTCCGATATCGAAACGATCAATACCGAACTGGCGCTGGCCGACTTGGCGACGGTCGAAAAAGCGCTGTTGCGCGCCGAGAAAGCGGCCAAGGCCGGCGGCCGGGAAGCGCTGGAACGCAAGGCGGTTTTGGAGCGGGTGCAAGCGCATTTGGACACCGGCGTGCCGTTGCGCACCTTGGCGCTCGCCGCCGAAGAACGCGAACCGTTGCGCGAATTGTTTTTACTGACCGGCAAACCGGTGCTTTATGTGGCCAACGTCGCCGAAGACGGCTTTGAGAACAACCCGCTTTTGGATCAGGTGCGAGAAATCGCCCGCTTGGAAGGCGCTGGCGTGGTGCCGGTGTGCGCGGCCATCGAAGCTGAACTGGCCGAATTGGATGATGCGGATAAAACGGAATTTCTGGCCGATTACGGCTTGACCGAACCCGGTTTGGATCGGGTGATTCACGCGGCCTACGCGCTGTTGGGCTTGGAAACGTATTTCACGGCCGGACCCAAGGAGGTCCGAGCTTGGACGGTGCGGGCCGGCTCCACCGCGCCGCAAGCGGCCGGCGTGATTCATACCGATTTCGAGCGGGGTTTCATTCGGGCCGAGGTGATCGCTTACGCTGATTACATCGCCTATCACGGCGAAGCCGGCGCTCGCGAGGCCGGTAAATGGCGGCTAGAAGGCAAGGAGTATGTCGTGCAGGAAGGCGATGTGATGCACTTCCGGTTCAACGTTTGA
- the pth gene encoding aminoacyl-tRNA hydrolase, translating into MPTSNTTFARGESNERLSPLRLVVGLGNPGPQYAETRHNAGFWLADALVRQQSGHFRPEAKYHGDACRIVLDGREVWLLKPMTFMNRSGQAVAALARFHRIALPEILVVHDDLDLPVGTARLKRAGGHGGHNGLRDLIAQLGGNDFARLRLGIGHPGDSRDVLDYVLRRAPQAERVLVEDAIADSLRELPRIAAGDWAKAMQVLHSRRVEPSPAPAAPSAT; encoded by the coding sequence TTGCCCACGTCCAATACAACCTTCGCGCGAGGCGAAAGCAACGAACGATTATCGCCGCTTCGGTTGGTCGTGGGCTTGGGTAATCCGGGTCCACAATACGCCGAAACCCGCCATAACGCGGGTTTTTGGCTGGCCGACGCACTGGTCCGCCAGCAGTCCGGACACTTTCGTCCCGAAGCCAAATATCACGGCGACGCTTGCCGCATCGTGCTGGACGGACGGGAGGTGTGGCTGCTCAAACCGATGACCTTTATGAACCGCAGCGGTCAGGCGGTCGCGGCGCTGGCCCGTTTTCACCGCATCGCGTTGCCCGAAATTCTGGTGGTGCACGACGATCTGGACTTACCGGTGGGCACGGCGCGCTTGAAGCGGGCCGGCGGGCACGGCGGGCACAACGGCTTGCGCGATCTGATCGCGCAGCTGGGCGGCAACGACTTCGCGCGCCTGCGGCTCGGTATCGGCCATCCCGGCGACAGCCGCGACGTTTTGGACTACGTGCTGCGCCGCGCGCCGCAGGCGGAACGGGTGCTGGTCGAGGACGCCATCGCCGATTCGCTGCGCGAGTTGCCGCGCATCGCCGCCGGCGATTGGGCTAAAGCCATGCAAGTCTTGCACAGCCGGCGCGTCGAACCCTCCCCCGCTCCGGCGGCTCCTTCCGCAACCTGA
- a CDS encoding 50S ribosomal protein L25/general stress protein Ctc: MSVTFELKAEPRGDLGKGASRRLRRAGKVPAIVYGGGQDPQPLVLNHLDVLNQLKNEAVYSHVLTLNFGERSESVVLRDMQRHPFKPTILHIDFLRVSADRKLRVHVPLHFLNEETARGVKQQGGIVSRALIDVEITCLPKDLPEFIEVDILELGIGDALHLSQISLPAGVALATQIEAGSEQDIVVVSIHHAKGGEEEPGADAAAATPEA, from the coding sequence ATGAGCGTTACCTTTGAATTGAAAGCCGAACCGCGCGGTGATTTGGGGAAAGGTGCGAGCCGCCGCCTGCGCCGCGCCGGTAAGGTGCCGGCCATTGTGTACGGCGGCGGGCAGGACCCGCAACCGTTGGTCCTGAATCATCTGGACGTGCTCAACCAATTGAAAAATGAGGCCGTCTACTCGCATGTCCTGACTCTAAATTTCGGCGAGCGCAGCGAAAGCGTCGTGCTGCGCGACATGCAGCGTCATCCTTTCAAGCCGACGATCCTGCATATCGACTTTTTGCGGGTCAGCGCCGACCGTAAGCTGCGGGTACATGTACCGCTACACTTTCTCAACGAGGAAACAGCGCGCGGCGTCAAGCAACAGGGCGGCATCGTCAGCCGCGCGTTGATCGATGTCGAAATCACCTGTTTGCCCAAGGATCTCCCAGAATTCATTGAGGTCGATATCCTCGAATTGGGGATCGGTGACGCCCTGCATCTTTCGCAGATTTCGTTGCCGGCCGGCGTGGCGTTGGCCACCCAAATCGAAGCCGGCTCCGAACAGGATATCGTCGTGGTCAGCATCCATCATGCGAAAGGCGGCGAAGAAGAGCCGGGCGCGGATGCCGCGGCGGCGACGCCCGAGGCTTGA
- a CDS encoding ribose-phosphate pyrophosphokinase has protein sequence MMVFAGNAHPKLARDIVHHLQLPLGQAVVGRFSDGEVMVELMENVRGKDVFIVQPTCYPTNDNIMELLVMADALRRSSAVRVTAVIPYFGYSRQDRRPRSARVPISAKVVANMITSVGVDRVLTVDLHADQIQGFFDLPVDNIYATPMVLSDIRDQQLGDLMVVSPDVGGVVRARALAKRLDDSELAIIDKRRPAPNQAQVMHVIGDVEGQHCIVVDDMVDTAGTLCLAAKALKEWGAASVRAYCTHAVLSGSAVTNIRTSMLDELVITDTIPLRPEALACPNIRQISVAGLLAETMRRIHLEESVSSLFM, from the coding sequence ATGATGGTATTCGCGGGCAACGCCCATCCAAAACTGGCCCGCGATATCGTCCATCATCTCCAACTGCCGCTCGGTCAGGCGGTGGTCGGCCGCTTCAGCGATGGTGAAGTCATGGTCGAGCTGATGGAGAACGTGCGCGGCAAGGATGTCTTCATCGTCCAGCCCACCTGCTATCCCACCAACGACAACATCATGGAATTGCTGGTGATGGCCGATGCGCTGCGGCGCTCCTCGGCGGTGCGGGTCACGGCGGTCATCCCCTACTTCGGCTATTCCCGGCAGGATCGCCGGCCGCGTTCGGCGCGGGTGCCGATTTCCGCCAAGGTGGTCGCCAACATGATCACCAGCGTGGGCGTGGACCGGGTGCTGACGGTGGACTTACACGCCGATCAGATCCAAGGTTTCTTCGATCTGCCGGTGGACAATATCTATGCCACGCCGATGGTGTTGAGCGATATCCGCGACCAGCAGCTCGGCGATCTGATGGTGGTGTCGCCGGACGTCGGCGGCGTGGTGCGCGCCCGCGCCCTCGCCAAGCGCTTGGACGATTCCGAGCTGGCGATCATCGACAAGCGCCGACCGGCGCCGAATCAGGCACAAGTCATGCACGTCATCGGCGATGTCGAAGGCCAGCATTGCATCGTGGTGGACGACATGGTGGACACCGCCGGCACCTTGTGCCTGGCCGCCAAGGCGTTGAAGGAATGGGGCGCCGCCTCGGTGCGCGCTTACTGCACCCACGCGGTGCTGTCCGGTTCGGCGGTCACCAATATCCGCACCTCGATGCTGGACGAACTGGTCATCACCGATACCATCCCGCTGCGACCTGAAGCGCTCGCTTGTCCGAACATTCGCCAGATCAGCGTGGCCGGGCTGTTGGCCGAAACCATGCGCCGCATTCATCTTGAGGAATCCGTCAGCTCCCTGTTCATGTAG
- the ispE gene encoding 4-(cytidine 5'-diphospho)-2-C-methyl-D-erythritol kinase has translation MDSLTLEPAAWPAPAKLNLMLRIVGRRADGYHLLQTVFQFLDCCDWLWFSPREDGRIERVGEVAGVPPDADLTVRAARLLQQATAQRAGATIRIAKQLPLGGGLGGGSSDAATTLVALNHVWQTGLTLAELAELGLRLGADVPVFVRGRAAWAEGVGEQLTAIDLDEPWFLVLTPGCHVATDAIFADSELTRNSPPIRISDFLQGAGGNDCETVVYRRHPEVAAAAAWLSRHGPARLTGTGACVFAAFSDQASAGRVLSQLPPGLTGFITRGRNRSPLHARLPRERDVPT, from the coding sequence ATGGACTCTCTAACTCTGGAGCCCGCCGCCTGGCCCGCGCCGGCCAAGCTCAACCTGATGCTGCGAATCGTCGGGCGACGAGCGGACGGTTATCACTTGTTACAGACCGTCTTCCAGTTTTTGGACTGCTGCGACTGGTTGTGGTTTTCTCCGCGAGAGGACGGCCGCATCGAGCGGGTGGGCGAGGTGGCTGGCGTACCCCCGGACGCTGATTTGACCGTCCGCGCCGCCCGCCTTTTGCAGCAAGCGACAGCCCAGCGCGCGGGCGCGACCATCCGCATCGCCAAGCAGTTGCCACTCGGCGGCGGCCTCGGCGGCGGCAGCTCCGACGCCGCCACCACGCTGGTGGCGTTGAATCACGTTTGGCAAACGGGCTTGACGCTGGCTGAACTGGCCGAATTGGGCTTGCGGCTGGGCGCTGACGTGCCGGTATTCGTGCGCGGTCGGGCCGCTTGGGCGGAAGGGGTCGGGGAACAACTGACCGCCATCGATCTCGACGAACCGTGGTTCCTGGTGCTGACGCCGGGCTGCCACGTCGCCACCGACGCTATCTTTGCCGACTCGGAATTGACAAGAAACTCACCCCCCATCAGAATATCCGACTTCTTACAGGGCGCCGGCGGCAACGATTGCGAGACAGTCGTTTACCGTCGCCATCCGGAAGTCGCCGCCGCCGCGGCCTGGTTGTCACGGCATGGACCGGCGCGCTTGACCGGTACCGGGGCGTGCGTTTTTGCCGCCTTTTCCGATCAGGCCAGTGCCGGGCGGGTTTTGAGCCAGTTGCCGCCGGGGTTGACTGGATTCATCACCCGAGGACGCAACCGTTCGCCGTTGCACGCGCGCTTGCCGCGGGAGCGTGATGTACCCACCTGA
- the lolB gene encoding outer membrane lipoprotein LolB has protein sequence MRSPLDRCFPLSSPARPATRYVVRWLAVLAIGWLTGCAISPPTPSGDQNAWTARQKELARLNHWQAVGRIGVVNGQDGWHAHFQWTQEEPDYRIDLIGPLGQGRVLIQGGGRQVSLQTQDGQNQTAPDPDTLLERSLGVRLPVDGLRYWIRGLPGPGPITALQVDGSGRLTHLEQQGWTIDYPAYAPAPSRELPARITARRQELSVKLAIEQWTL, from the coding sequence ATGCGTTCACCGTTGGATCGTTGCTTCCCCCTCTCCTCCCCAGCCAGACCGGCGACCCGCTACGTCGTTCGTTGGCTCGCCGTGCTGGCCATCGGGTGGCTGACAGGCTGCGCCATTTCACCGCCGACACCTTCCGGCGACCAAAACGCCTGGACCGCCCGCCAGAAGGAGCTGGCGCGCCTGAACCACTGGCAGGCGGTCGGCCGCATCGGCGTGGTGAACGGTCAGGACGGCTGGCACGCCCATTTTCAATGGACTCAGGAAGAACCGGACTACCGCATCGACCTGATCGGCCCGCTCGGCCAGGGTCGGGTGCTGATCCAGGGCGGCGGGCGGCAGGTCAGCCTGCAAACCCAGGACGGTCAAAACCAGACCGCTCCAGACCCCGATACCCTGCTGGAGCGATCCCTCGGCGTGCGCCTTCCGGTCGATGGCCTGCGTTACTGGATTCGCGGCCTGCCGGGACCCGGCCCCATCACCGCACTGCAAGTTGATGGGAGCGGCCGTTTGACTCATCTGGAACAGCAGGGCTGGACCATCGACTATCCAGCCTACGCGCCGGCCCCCTCCCGCGAGTTACCCGCCCGCATCACGGCCCGCCGCCAGGAATTGAGCGTCAAGCTGGCGATCGAGCAATGGACTCTCTAA
- a CDS encoding tetratricopeptide repeat protein has product MNRFLKLLSLGGLLLLSGCATVVDAQAPEQPADAQAPEQPTPEFEIRPPLQPSPRAELTYQILAAELAGKRDQLAVALANYRQAATSTQDPQIAERATMLALLMKDSAASLELAKRWQTLAPDNDQARQALALALLRNGQVDEATEYLETVRRLASAKDKQQGYATLASLLSQADDKPAALRVMKHFRDRNPGSAFAQYYFALLAAASGDRDQALASLDRALARDPKLASAHQLRTHILLDRGANDAALAGLTKAVGNLPRDRNLRMNYARLLIEAGQLDKARREFSILLNQNPKDTESIYALGLLAAETRQFDLAQSYFLDLIKRNARLADAYYELGRIEEQRGAYAKAREWYGKVKNEERYLNAQMRLGVVLAKLENTDTVVQHFDSLRRGNPQSSINLYLAESEALREADHNQEAFDTLDRALALHPNDKDLLYARALMAERLSRLDVLERDLRAILVIDPKNGQALNALGYTLADRTDRHQEALGYIEQALTLLPEDAAVLDSMGWIQYRLGNPVKSLEFLRRAYRINPDAEIAAHLSEVLWVSGQREEARRIWRSGLSKQPDSRHLRELQKRFGW; this is encoded by the coding sequence ATGAACAGATTCTTGAAGCTATTGAGCCTCGGCGGCCTGCTGCTGCTGAGCGGTTGCGCCACGGTGGTGGACGCGCAAGCGCCGGAACAACCGGCGGACGCGCAAGCGCCGGAACAACCGACGCCGGAGTTTGAGATCCGCCCGCCGTTGCAACCCAGCCCCCGCGCGGAACTGACCTATCAAATCCTGGCGGCCGAGCTGGCCGGCAAACGCGACCAGCTCGCTGTCGCGCTGGCCAATTATCGTCAGGCGGCGACATCCACTCAAGACCCGCAAATCGCCGAGCGCGCGACCATGTTGGCCCTGCTGATGAAAGACAGCGCGGCCTCTCTGGAACTGGCGAAACGCTGGCAAACGCTCGCCCCCGATAACGATCAAGCCCGGCAGGCGCTGGCGCTGGCGCTGTTGCGCAACGGCCAAGTGGATGAAGCTACCGAGTATCTGGAAACGGTCCGACGGCTCGCCAGCGCCAAGGACAAGCAGCAGGGCTATGCGACTCTCGCTTCGCTGCTGAGTCAGGCGGACGACAAACCAGCGGCCCTGCGGGTGATGAAACATTTCCGCGACCGCAATCCCGGTTCGGCTTTCGCTCAATATTACTTCGCCTTGTTGGCGGCGGCTTCCGGCGACCGCGATCAGGCGCTGGCCAGTTTGGATCGGGCCTTGGCGCGCGATCCAAAACTGGCCTCCGCCCATCAGTTACGAACCCATATCCTGCTGGACCGGGGCGCCAACGACGCGGCGCTGGCGGGATTGACCAAGGCGGTTGGCAATTTGCCTCGCGACCGCAACCTGAGAATGAACTACGCTCGCTTGCTGATCGAGGCCGGCCAACTGGACAAGGCGCGCCGCGAGTTTTCGATCCTGCTCAATCAAAACCCCAAGGATACCGAATCCATCTACGCGCTTGGCCTGCTGGCGGCGGAAACCCGTCAGTTCGACTTGGCGCAAAGCTATTTTCTGGATTTGATCAAGCGCAATGCTCGGCTGGCGGATGCCTATTATGAACTGGGTCGGATCGAGGAACAGCGCGGGGCTTACGCCAAGGCGCGCGAATGGTATGGCAAGGTCAAGAACGAGGAGCGTTACTTGAACGCGCAGATGCGCCTGGGCGTGGTATTAGCCAAACTGGAAAATACCGATACGGTCGTCCAGCATTTCGATTCCCTACGCCGCGGCAACCCGCAAAGCAGCATCAATCTCTACCTCGCCGAATCGGAGGCGCTGCGGGAAGCGGACCACAATCAGGAGGCGTTCGACACGCTCGATCGGGCGCTGGCGCTCCATCCCAACGACAAGGATCTGCTCTACGCGCGCGCGCTGATGGCCGAGCGGCTCAGCCGACTGGACGTTCTGGAGCGCGATCTGCGCGCCATTCTGGTCATCGACCCCAAGAACGGCCAAGCGCTGAATGCGCTCGGTTATACCTTGGCCGATCGCACCGACCGCCATCAGGAAGCGTTGGGTTACATCGAACAGGCCCTGACGCTATTACCCGAGGACGCCGCCGTGCTCGACAGCATGGGTTGGATCCAATATCGCTTGGGCAATCCAGTCAAGTCTCTGGAGTTCTTGCGCCGGGCCTACCGCATCAATCCAGACGCCGAGATCGCCGCCCATCTCAGCGAGGTCTTGTGGGTCAGCGGCCAGCGCGAGGAAGCCAGACGGATCTGGCGATCGGGGTTAAGCAAGCAGCCCGACAGCCGCCACCTGCGCGAACTTCAGAAGCGGTTTGGGTGGTAG
- a CDS encoding glutamyl-tRNA reductase: protein MSLLALGLNHRTAPVDVRERVAFAPERLDTALRDLLDHGGAREAAILSTCNRTELYCGLKEADDRQVVQWLGDYHLLRAVDLQPYLYQHSGPCAVRHILRVAAGLDSMVLGEPQILGQVKAAYQTANSAGTLGSLLDRLFQHTFAVAKQVRTDTRIGASPVSVAFAAVGLAKQIFADLPKRTALLIGAGDTTELVVRHLHENGIGRLVVANRTLERAHILAAAFSGYAIALDEIPAHLGEADIVIAATASPGLMLTAAQVRACLKQRRRRPIFMLDLAVPRDIEPAVAELNDVYLYTVDDLKDIIQENLRSRQAAAAQAEEIIDHQVEHFMAWVRAQDSVASINALRQRAEAVRDEALARALRQIEHGKNPAEALHLLADALTNKLIHPPCAGLREAAARGDAEMLNLIKSLYRLNDGNSR, encoded by the coding sequence ATGTCTCTGCTGGCGCTTGGCCTCAACCACCGGACCGCGCCCGTCGATGTCCGCGAACGGGTGGCGTTCGCGCCCGAGCGGCTCGATACCGCCTTGCGGGACTTGCTCGACCACGGCGGCGCTCGCGAGGCGGCCATTCTATCGACCTGTAATCGTACGGAACTTTATTGCGGTCTGAAAGAAGCCGACGATCGCCAAGTGGTGCAATGGTTGGGCGATTATCACCTGCTGCGGGCGGTGGATTTGCAACCGTACCTGTACCAGCATTCTGGCCCGTGCGCCGTGCGCCACATCTTGCGGGTAGCCGCCGGCTTGGATTCGATGGTGCTAGGCGAGCCGCAGATTCTCGGTCAGGTCAAGGCCGCCTATCAAACCGCCAACAGCGCTGGCACTCTGGGTTCGCTGCTGGACCGACTGTTCCAGCACACTTTCGCGGTCGCCAAGCAGGTGCGCACCGACACCCGCATCGGCGCCAGCCCGGTCTCGGTGGCCTTCGCGGCGGTCGGACTGGCCAAGCAGATTTTCGCCGACCTGCCCAAGCGCACCGCACTGCTGATCGGCGCGGGCGACACCACCGAACTGGTCGTCCGCCATTTGCACGAAAACGGCATCGGCCGACTGGTGGTCGCCAATCGCACGTTGGAGCGGGCGCACATCCTGGCAGCGGCTTTTTCCGGTTACGCCATCGCGTTGGATGAGATTCCCGCCCATCTCGGTGAGGCCGATATCGTCATCGCCGCCACCGCCAGCCCCGGTTTGATGCTGACGGCGGCCCAAGTGCGCGCTTGCTTGAAACAGCGGCGGCGCCGGCCGATTTTCATGCTGGATTTGGCGGTGCCGCGCGATATCGAGCCAGCCGTGGCGGAGTTGAACGACGTCTATCTGTACACGGTGGACGATCTCAAGGACATCATTCAGGAAAATTTGCGCTCGCGACAGGCCGCTGCCGCGCAGGCCGAGGAAATCATCGACCATCAGGTCGAACACTTCATGGCTTGGGTGCGCGCTCAGGACAGCGTCGCCAGCATCAACGCGCTGCGCCAGCGGGCTGAAGCGGTGCGCGACGAAGCCCTGGCGCGCGCGCTGCGCCAGATCGAGCACGGCAAAAATCCCGCCGAGGCGTTACACCTTCTGGCCGATGCCTTGACCAACAAACTCATTCATCCGCCCTGCGCCGGCCTGCGCGAGGCCGCCGCCCGAGGCGATGCCGAAATGCTGAATTTGATCAAGAGCCTGTACCGGCTGAACGATGGAAATTCCCGCTGA
- the prfA gene encoding peptide chain release factor 1 — translation MNPSMLAKLEQLAARHEEVSALLAEPDIINDNDRFRALSVEYAQLEPVVEGFHGYRRVLDDLSSARDMTTDSDPDLRALAQDELLDVEARRAEQERALQVLMLPRDPHDAGNVFLEIRAGTGGDEAALFAGDLLRMYVRYAELRGWKLELLNDSPGEHGGYKEVISRISGQGAYSRLKFESGAHRVQRVPETEAQGRIHTSAATVAVLPELAEVEEIEINSSDLRVDTFRASGAGGQHVNKTDSAIRITHLPSGIVVECQDERSQHKNRSRAMSLLQAKLLAAEREKQTSAQARTRKLLVGSGDRSERIRTYNFPQGRVTDHRINLTLYKLGDVLEGHLDAVIEPLIQEYQADQLAALAE, via the coding sequence ATGAATCCGTCGATGTTGGCCAAACTGGAGCAGTTGGCGGCCCGTCATGAGGAGGTGAGCGCGTTGCTGGCCGAACCTGACATCATCAACGACAACGACCGCTTTCGCGCCTTGTCGGTGGAGTATGCCCAACTGGAACCGGTAGTGGAGGGTTTTCACGGTTACCGCCGCGTGTTGGACGATCTGAGCTCGGCGCGCGACATGACGACCGACAGCGATCCCGATTTGCGGGCGTTGGCGCAGGATGAATTGCTGGACGTCGAAGCGCGGCGCGCCGAACAGGAGCGGGCGCTGCAAGTGTTGATGTTGCCGCGCGACCCGCACGATGCTGGCAATGTGTTTCTGGAAATCCGCGCCGGCACCGGCGGCGACGAGGCGGCGTTGTTCGCCGGCGATCTGTTGAGGATGTACGTCCGCTACGCCGAACTGCGCGGCTGGAAGTTGGAATTGCTGAACGACAGTCCCGGCGAGCACGGGGGTTACAAGGAAGTTATCAGCCGCATCAGCGGCCAAGGGGCCTATTCGCGGCTCAAGTTCGAATCTGGCGCGCATCGGGTGCAACGGGTGCCGGAAACCGAGGCGCAAGGCCGCATCCACACCTCCGCCGCCACGGTGGCGGTGCTGCCGGAACTGGCGGAAGTCGAGGAAATCGAGATCAATTCCAGCGACTTGCGCGTTGACACCTTTCGCGCCTCCGGGGCGGGCGGCCAGCACGTCAACAAGACCGATTCGGCCATCCGCATCACCCATTTGCCGAGCGGCATCGTGGTGGAATGTCAGGACGAACGCTCCCAGCACAAGAACCGATCGCGGGCGATGTCGTTGCTGCAAGCGAAACTGCTGGCGGCGGAGCGGGAGAAGCAGACCAGCGCCCAGGCGCGGACTCGGAAATTGCTGGTCGGCAGCGGCGACCGTTCCGAACGCATCCGCACCTACAATTTTCCCCAGGGACGGGTGACCGACCACCGGATCAATCTGACGCTGTACAAGCTCGGCGATGTTCTGGAGGGGCATCTCGATGCAGTCATCGAGCCGCTGATTCAGGAATATCAGGCCGATCAACTGGCGGCGCTGGCCGAGTGA